Sequence from the Sphingobium indicum B90A genome:
GCGCGCCGGGCGTGTCCGCCGTCGCCATCGTGGAGCGCTGAGGCCATGGACCTGGCGCTTACACCAGAGCAGCGCGCCTTCCGCGAGGAGGTGCGCGCTTTCCTCGCCGCATCGCTCTCGCCCAAGCTTCGGCGCGGGGCCGCACTGACGTCCGGCGTCTTCGCCGAACCCGATATCGCACGCGAATGGCAGGCGATATTGGAAGCGAAGGGATGGCTGGTCTATCACTGGCCGGACCATGCAGGCGGGCCGGGATGGACGCCGGTCCAGCGCTGGATCTTCGAGAAGGAATGCGCGGAGGCGGGCGCTCCGATCCTGCCCGGCATGGGCCTGAAGCTGGTGGGGCCGGTGCTCTACACCTATGGCACCCAGGCGCAGAAGGACCATTATCTCCCGCGCCTGCGCACGGCCGAGCATGTTTGGGCGCAGGGTTTTTCGGAACCCGGCTCCGGCTCCGACCTCGCCAGCCTGCGGACCCGCGCCGTGCGCGACGGCGACCATTATGTCGTGTCGGGCCACAAGATCTGGACCACGCAGGCGCACCATGCGAACCGGCTGTTCGCTTTGGTCCGCACCGATCCGCATGTGAAGCCGCAACAGGGCATCAGTTTCCTGCTGATCGACATGGCGCTGCCCGGCGTGACGGTGAAGCCGATCCTC
This genomic interval carries:
- a CDS encoding acyl-CoA dehydrogenase family protein, giving the protein MDLALTPEQRAFREEVRAFLAASLSPKLRRGAALTSGVFAEPDIAREWQAILEAKGWLVYHWPDHAGGPGWTPVQRWIFEKECAEAGAPILPGMGLKLVGPVLYTYGTQAQKDHYLPRLRTAEHVWAQGFSEPGSGSDLASLRTRAVRDGDHYVVSGHKIWTTQAHHANRLFALVRTDPHVKPQQGISFLLIDMALPGVTVKPILSASGDHELNEVFLDEVRVPVSDRVGEEGQGWSIAKFLLENERGGSSFAPAILADLARLRTSMGPLTGELADRAVRLQLEAEALEMTELRTLIEIEHGAAPDPRSLTTKLLASEIRQGVEALAVDAFGLAGLQLPVERPFYGDAMPTPIGSPEAQVAAARYLNARAWSIFGGTSEIQLTLIAKAALGL